In Rutidosis leptorrhynchoides isolate AG116_Rl617_1_P2 chromosome 6, CSIRO_AGI_Rlap_v1, whole genome shotgun sequence, the DNA window gctccaaCAAGCTCGTCACTCAAACACACCCATATGAGTGTGAACTGTAGTAGTTGCGTTATAAAAAATCTCCCTGCTTCacaaaaatgaaaataaaattcTACACATCGCTAGTTCACACCGGGACAACAAACATATGAAATTTTAACAACTCAAACGACGTCAATCACATTATAATTATTTTCTCTCTTCATTTCCTATTTTTAAAACCCTTGCCGTCCCCGCCAGTCACACCTACTTTTAAAACCCTAGAAACTGCAAAAACTTCATCAAATCAAATCAAACTAACAAATGCCTCGTGAAATTATAACACTTCAAGTAGGACAATGCGGAAACCAGATCGGAATGGAATTTTGGAAACAGCTTTGTTTAGAACACGGTATCTCTAAAGATGGTATCCTTGAAGATTTCGCTACTCAGGTCACTTTTTCATCATTATACTCTAATTGTAGTCGTAATTGTATCCGATCTCACTAACTAAGCGACAATTATTGAGTTTTAGCTTATAATTTGTTATACGTTTGTTGATAGATGCATATCTGTGCTTGTTAGTACAAGTATTTTGTGTAGTGTGTTATGTTATAGATAATTATGCATTTTTATTTTTGTTCTTTGTAATCTGATGATGTTTAAATTTGATTTTTTAACGTAGTAGGGATAGCCTTGTGGTCCACTGGTTCACCCATTTGCACTTGTGCATTGGGATGGGGGTgtggaggtctcaagttcgagtccctccCCTCAAAAGTATTCGTGGGATTTATTCAATGAAAGCCGAATTGCCCCAGgtaaggttttaccgacccgtattcaggacTCATGTTCGACtgccagtggcgattctaggatgtaAACTCAATGGGTCCTGAAATTTTTTTTAGTACTAATTATATTGAATTttattttagtggttgtttactttCAAAAAACTAAAAGTTTAGGTAATATATTGGGTCCGAGTTGTTAAAATACAGTGGTGTCCTATACATTTTAAAGGAATAACTATAAATTCGAAAAAGATATGGGGTCctttagttaaatttagtggtgtcctatacaatttacaaTGTATTTTTTACTAAAAATTTTCAAACTAGCGGTGTCCCATGACCCCACGAGTAACAATATAACGTCGCCACTGTCGactgcctgcccctcgggatggtataaggttcggatccctgtaatgcggttcgggtttcctgcccgaaagcgcgtgcgtgcgtagaaaatgagagtattcgatgccaacaacttgcctttcaaaaagaaaaaaaaaaacatactaGGGATAGCACTCTGAAAGTTTGTTGGATCTATGTTAGACCTAAAAAGTGGATTTTAGGAATTCAAGTTATACTGTTTTTGTTGACCTAATACAAAATGTGGGAAGCTTGCTGATTTAAGTTTGGGGAACTAGATGCAATGTGTAGTGAGTGTGACATTAGATAGGACTATTGGAGTTTCAGCTGTATTCGAagcttatattattagtatgatttgtTCCGATTCCAAATgcaagagtttgatttaaaattcgtGTATAATGTTACAATCGTGGAACTGGATTTATTCATCTTGATGTTTATGTCATTTGTTTTAATGTGTTTCTAATTGGTGCAGGGAGGTGATAGGAAAGATGTGTTTTTCTATCAAGCTGATGATCAACACTACATACCACGTGCACTGCTTATGGATTTGGAGCCCAGAGTGATTAATGGAATCCAAACTGGTGAATATAGAAATCTATATAATCATGAGAATATATTTACCTCAAAAGAAGGTGGGGGTGCTGGTAACAATTGGGCTAGTGGATATCATCAGGTTAGTAATCTGCCTTTTTGGCATCACACTAGTTTCTACTATTCTGTATGCCTAAGTAATATCACTCCTATTTTTTACTATTCATGTTTTTTATACGAATAATCATGTTTATGCAGGGTAAGAATTTTGAAGAGGATCTAATGGATATGATTGATAGAGAAGCTGATGGAAGTGATAGTCTTGAAGGGTTTGTTCTATGTCATTCAATTGCTGGAGGAACTGGCTCAGGTTTTTACCATTTTTGTGATCTTCTATTTTAAGTTTTTGTATAATTTTAATCTTGAATTAACATATGTATGCAAAATTGAATCTATAGGAATGGGTTCATATCTTTTGGAGACTTTAAATGATCGCTACAGCAAAAAGCTAGTTCAGACATACAGTGTGTTTCCCAACCAGAATGAAACAAGTGATGTTGTGGTTCAACCGTACAACTCCCTTTTGACTCTCAAACGACTCACACTAAATGCTGACTGTGTTGTTGTTCTTGATAACACTGCACTTAATAGAATCGCAGTTGAACGTTTGCATATACAAAATCCTTCTGTTTCTCAGACCAATTCTTTAGTGTCTACTGTTATGTCTGCTAGTACAACGACACTACGTTACCCTGGTTATATGAACAACGATTTGGTTGGTCTTCTTGCTTCGTTGATTCCTACTCCAAGGTGTCATTTTCTTATGACGGGGTATACGCCACTAACAGTTGAACGCCAGGTCAGATTTTGATATCTGTGTGGAATTATTTGTTAaaatatttatgttacattttgcATTCT includes these proteins:
- the LOC139853354 gene encoding tubulin gamma-1 chain; protein product: MPREIITLQVGQCGNQIGMEFWKQLCLEHGISKDGILEDFATQGGDRKDVFFYQADDQHYIPRALLMDLEPRVINGIQTGEYRNLYNHENIFTSKEGGGAGNNWASGYHQGKNFEEDLMDMIDREADGSDSLEGFVLCHSIAGGTGSGMGSYLLETLNDRYSKKLVQTYSVFPNQNETSDVVVQPYNSLLTLKRLTLNADCVVVLDNTALNRIAVERLHIQNPSVSQTNSLVSTVMSASTTTLRYPGYMNNDLVGLLASLIPTPRCHFLMTGYTPLTVERQANMIRKTTVLDVMRRLLQTKNIMVSSHARTKEASQAKYISILNIIQGEVDPTQVHDSLQRIRERKLVNFIEWGPASIQVALSRKSPYVQTAHRVSGLMLASYTGIRHLFSKCLSQYSLLRKRQAFLDKYRSFPLFDDNDLSEFDESRDIIESLVDEYKACESPDYIKWGMEDPDHILTGEGSGTGIVDPRVAM